The Salana multivorans genome window below encodes:
- the leuS gene encoding leucine--tRNA ligase, with product MTTDIPAPSTTDTPPFRYTPRLAEQIELRWQDVWESEGTFEAPNPTGDLAPADTGDASVPAETFFVMDMFPYPSGKGLHVGHPLGYIATDVTGRFERMRGKNVLHALGYDAFGLPAEQYAVQTGQHPAVTTDQNISIMRRQLRRLGLAHDARRSFATTDPEFVRWTQWIFLQIFSSWFDPEATAPDGERGAARPIAELVARFASGERELPEPYAGRAWADLTPLQREEVLADYRLAFVADVPVNWCPGLGTVLANEEVTADGRSERGNFPVFKRNLRQWVMRITAYADRLVDDLDDLDWPEKVKSMQRNWIGRSAGAHVDFAIPAAGTQTAGGTTGGVDSLTVFTTRPDTLFGATYMVVAPEHPLVEQVLADPDGAPDTVAQVRAYVASAIAKTAEERQADAGAKTGVFTGVTAINPVNGEELPVFVADYVLWGYGTGAIMAVPGHDDRDYAFATAFGLPIREVVTGSPDGLATAAWTGDGVAVNSANDEISLDGLPVAEAKAAIIAWLEGRGLGRGTTTYRLRDWLFSRQRYWGEPFPVVYDEDGRVVALPESMLPVALPEVADFSPRTFEIDDAESSPSSPLSRATDWVEVTLDLGEGEKTYHRDTNTMPNWAGSCWYYLRYLDPHSTEYAVDPELERYWLGPQREHPAPGRRATGGVDLYVGGVEHAVLHLLYSRFWHKVLFDLGHVSSREPFHKLFNQGYIQAYAYTDPRGVYVPAEEVVEHPAAPGSGGEATFTWNGEPVTREYGKMGKSLKNMVTPDEMYSAYGADTFRVYEMSMGPLDQSRAWETRAVVGAQRFLQRLWRNVVDEETGELVVVDSDLDEETARLLARTIADTTEEYAAMRPNTAIAKLIAFNNHLTTLPATPRAAAEALVLMVAPVAPHVAEELWNRLGHPRSLAYEAFPVADPELLVEETVTCIVQVQGKVRDRIEVPADVSEEELTALALATPGVQRTLQGAEPRKVIVRAPRLVNVVP from the coding sequence ATGACGACCGACATCCCCGCGCCCAGCACGACCGACACCCCGCCGTTCCGCTACACGCCACGGCTCGCCGAGCAGATCGAGCTGCGCTGGCAGGACGTCTGGGAGAGCGAGGGGACCTTCGAGGCGCCGAACCCGACGGGCGACCTCGCGCCGGCCGACACCGGCGACGCGAGCGTCCCGGCGGAGACGTTCTTCGTCATGGACATGTTCCCCTACCCCTCGGGCAAGGGGCTGCACGTCGGGCACCCGCTGGGCTACATCGCCACGGACGTGACCGGCCGGTTCGAGCGGATGCGCGGCAAGAACGTCCTGCACGCCCTCGGCTACGACGCGTTCGGGCTGCCGGCCGAGCAGTACGCGGTCCAGACCGGTCAGCACCCGGCGGTCACGACCGACCAGAACATCTCGATCATGCGCCGTCAGCTCCGTCGGCTGGGCCTGGCGCACGACGCGCGCCGCTCGTTCGCGACGACCGACCCCGAGTTCGTCCGCTGGACCCAGTGGATCTTCCTGCAGATCTTCTCCTCCTGGTTCGACCCGGAGGCGACGGCACCGGACGGCGAGCGCGGTGCGGCCCGTCCGATCGCCGAGCTGGTCGCGCGGTTCGCCTCGGGCGAGCGCGAGCTGCCCGAGCCGTACGCCGGCCGGGCGTGGGCCGACCTCACGCCGCTGCAGCGCGAGGAGGTGCTGGCCGACTACCGGCTGGCGTTCGTCGCCGACGTCCCCGTCAACTGGTGCCCCGGGCTGGGCACGGTGCTGGCGAACGAGGAGGTCACCGCCGACGGCCGCTCCGAGCGCGGCAACTTCCCCGTCTTCAAGCGGAACCTGCGTCAGTGGGTCATGCGGATCACGGCGTACGCCGACCGCCTGGTCGACGACCTGGACGACCTCGACTGGCCCGAGAAGGTCAAGTCGATGCAGCGCAACTGGATCGGTCGCTCGGCCGGCGCGCACGTCGACTTCGCCATCCCGGCCGCCGGCACGCAGACCGCCGGCGGGACGACGGGCGGCGTCGACTCGCTCACCGTCTTCACGACGCGGCCGGACACGCTGTTCGGCGCGACCTACATGGTCGTGGCCCCGGAGCACCCGCTCGTCGAGCAGGTCCTGGCCGACCCGGACGGCGCGCCGGACACGGTGGCGCAGGTGCGCGCCTACGTCGCGTCGGCCATCGCCAAGACGGCCGAGGAGCGCCAGGCCGACGCGGGCGCGAAGACCGGTGTGTTCACCGGCGTCACCGCGATCAACCCGGTCAACGGCGAGGAGCTGCCGGTCTTCGTCGCCGACTACGTCCTGTGGGGCTACGGAACGGGCGCGATCATGGCTGTCCCGGGGCACGACGACCGCGACTACGCCTTCGCCACCGCCTTCGGGCTGCCGATCCGCGAGGTCGTGACGGGCTCGCCGGACGGCCTGGCGACGGCCGCGTGGACGGGCGACGGCGTGGCCGTCAACTCCGCCAACGACGAGATCTCCCTCGACGGGCTGCCCGTCGCCGAGGCCAAGGCCGCGATCATCGCGTGGCTGGAGGGCCGGGGGCTGGGTCGGGGCACCACGACGTACCGCCTGCGCGACTGGCTGTTCAGCCGTCAGCGCTACTGGGGCGAGCCCTTCCCGGTCGTGTACGACGAGGACGGGCGCGTCGTCGCCCTGCCCGAGTCGATGCTGCCCGTCGCGCTGCCCGAGGTCGCGGACTTCTCGCCGCGCACGTTCGAGATCGACGACGCCGAGAGCTCCCCGTCCTCGCCGCTGTCGCGGGCCACGGACTGGGTCGAGGTGACGCTCGACCTGGGCGAGGGCGAGAAGACCTACCACCGCGACACGAACACCATGCCCAACTGGGCCGGCTCGTGCTGGTACTACCTGCGCTACCTCGACCCGCACAGCACCGAGTACGCCGTCGACCCCGAGCTGGAGCGCTACTGGTTGGGTCCGCAGCGCGAGCACCCGGCGCCCGGCCGGCGCGCGACGGGCGGGGTCGACCTGTACGTCGGGGGCGTCGAGCACGCGGTGCTGCACCTGCTGTACTCGCGGTTCTGGCACAAGGTCCTGTTCGACCTGGGCCACGTGAGCAGCCGGGAGCCGTTCCACAAGCTGTTCAACCAGGGCTACATCCAGGCCTACGCCTACACCGACCCGCGCGGGGTGTACGTCCCGGCCGAGGAGGTCGTCGAGCACCCGGCTGCGCCCGGCTCCGGCGGCGAGGCGACGTTCACCTGGAACGGCGAGCCCGTCACCCGCGAGTACGGGAAGATGGGCAAGTCCCTCAAGAACATGGTGACGCCCGACGAGATGTACTCCGCCTACGGCGCCGACACGTTCCGCGTGTACGAGATGTCGATGGGGCCGCTGGACCAGTCCCGCGCGTGGGAGACCCGCGCCGTCGTCGGCGCCCAGCGCTTCCTGCAGCGGCTGTGGCGCAACGTCGTCGACGAGGAGACGGGCGAGCTGGTCGTCGTCGACTCCGACCTCGACGAGGAGACGGCCCGCCTGCTGGCCCGCACGATCGCGGACACGACGGAGGAGTACGCGGCGATGCGCCCGAACACGGCGATCGCCAAGCTCATCGCGTTCAACAACCACCTGACGACGCTGCCCGCCACGCCGCGGGCCGCGGCGGAGGCGCTCGTGCTCATGGTCGCGCCGGTCGCGCCGCACGTCGCCGAGGAGCTGTGGAACCGCCTCGGCCACCCGCGCTCGCTGGCGTACGAGGCGTTCCCGGTCGCCGACCCGGAGCTGCTGGTCGAGGAGACCGTGACGTGCATCGTCCAGGTGCAGGGCAAGGTCCGCGACCGGATCGAGGTCCCGGCCGACGTCTCGGAGGAGGAGCTGACCGCGCTCGCGCTGGCCACCCCGGGCGTCCAGCGCACGCTCCAGGGCGCCGAGCCCCGCAAGGTCATCGTCCGCGCGCCGCGGCTCGTCAACGTCGTCCCCTGA
- a CDS encoding M20 family metallopeptidase, giving the protein MTTNDWIEQAVTTAVAAVADELDAFSRDLHAHPEVGFREFRSVRAIGDLLARHGLDLETGVGGIPTAFRSRIGSSQGPQVVVTAEYDALPGVGHGCGHNVIAASSIGAFLALAPLVADGRLPGGVTLLGTPAEEGGGGKELLIQAGAFDGFDASVMIHPGAVDAAAVVANAKRQVVATFTGATAHAAANPHLGRNALDAAVTAYQAIAQLRQHIVDTDRVHGVFLEAGTRPNIVPERAVLEFFLRSRSVDSLLALSRRVENAFRGAALAADVEVDVAWDTEPIYLPHRLNRVLAERFSERSAPRRSVVVAVEDTGQPAGSTDVGNVSQLLPTIQPIVAIGAPDIPGHSRERADSTLTPDGRRAILDSATALALTAADVLVDDDLRAAAWAEFRAAGEPVRVGDLVPLAPWPTFPTE; this is encoded by the coding sequence ATGACCACGAACGACTGGATCGAGCAGGCGGTGACGACGGCCGTCGCGGCGGTCGCGGACGAGCTGGATGCCTTCTCCCGCGACCTCCACGCCCACCCCGAGGTCGGGTTCCGCGAGTTCCGCAGCGTCCGCGCGATCGGTGACCTGCTCGCGCGCCACGGTCTCGACCTGGAGACCGGGGTCGGCGGCATCCCGACCGCCTTCCGCTCGCGGATCGGCTCCAGCCAGGGACCGCAGGTCGTCGTGACGGCCGAGTACGACGCGCTTCCCGGCGTCGGTCACGGCTGCGGTCACAACGTCATCGCCGCGTCGTCGATCGGCGCCTTCCTCGCGCTCGCGCCCCTGGTCGCGGACGGCCGGCTGCCCGGCGGCGTCACGCTGCTCGGCACGCCGGCCGAGGAGGGCGGCGGCGGCAAGGAGCTGCTCATCCAGGCGGGCGCGTTCGACGGGTTCGACGCCTCCGTCATGATCCACCCCGGCGCGGTCGACGCGGCCGCCGTCGTCGCGAACGCCAAGCGCCAGGTCGTCGCCACGTTCACCGGAGCGACCGCGCACGCGGCCGCCAACCCGCACCTCGGCCGCAACGCCCTCGACGCCGCCGTCACCGCCTACCAGGCGATCGCCCAGCTGCGTCAGCACATCGTCGACACCGACCGCGTCCACGGCGTCTTCCTCGAGGCGGGGACGCGACCGAACATCGTGCCCGAGCGCGCCGTGCTGGAGTTCTTCCTCCGCTCGCGGTCGGTCGACTCGCTGCTCGCGCTGTCCCGCCGCGTCGAGAACGCCTTCCGCGGGGCGGCGCTCGCGGCCGACGTCGAGGTCGACGTGGCCTGGGACACCGAGCCGATCTACCTGCCGCACCGGCTCAACCGTGTGCTGGCCGAGCGCTTCTCGGAGCGCTCGGCGCCGCGCCGGTCCGTCGTCGTCGCCGTCGAGGACACCGGGCAGCCCGCCGGGTCGACCGATGTCGGCAACGTGAGTCAGCTCCTGCCGACGATCCAGCCGATCGTCGCGATCGGCGCCCCGGACATCCCCGGCCACTCGCGCGAGCGCGCGGACTCCACGCTCACCCCGGACGGGCGGCGGGCGATCCTCGACTCGGCGACGGCGCTCGCGCTCACCGCGGCGGACGTGCTGGTCGACGACGACCTGCGGGCCGCGGCGTGGGCCGAGTTCCGGGCGGCGGGCGAGCCCGTCCGCGTCGGCGACCTCGTGCCGCTGGCACCGTGGCCAACGTTCCCGACCGAGTGA
- a CDS encoding MarR family winged helix-turn-helix transcriptional regulator, with the protein MTEPTRPSGPTRPSGPGSGLPPVRVAQEAWRELLRTSTVLLRDFEAAGDFGELSVREYDVLRALAESGGADACGGLRLGALAEATYLPQPSMSRLVERLEGRGLVARESSPGDGRGTLVCLTEAGRAAQRAVGRRHVRSIQAALAPLSVDELALLTDLVARLRAHAELAGAGDHQTFKRDAS; encoded by the coding sequence ATGACGGAGCCGACGCGGCCGAGCGGGCCGACGCGGCCGAGCGGGCCGGGATCGGGACTGCCGCCCGTCCGCGTCGCCCAGGAGGCGTGGCGCGAGCTGCTGCGGACCTCGACGGTGCTGCTGCGCGACTTCGAGGCCGCCGGCGACTTCGGTGAGCTGTCCGTCCGGGAGTACGACGTGCTGCGGGCGCTCGCCGAGAGCGGCGGCGCGGACGCCTGCGGCGGGCTGCGGCTCGGGGCGCTCGCGGAGGCGACCTACCTGCCGCAGCCCAGCATGAGCCGGCTCGTCGAGCGGCTCGAGGGCCGCGGGCTCGTCGCCCGGGAGTCCTCCCCGGGGGACGGACGCGGGACGCTCGTCTGCCTCACCGAGGCCGGGCGGGCCGCGCAGCGCGCCGTCGGGCGGCGCCACGTCCGCTCGATCCAGGCGGCGCTCGCGCCGCTGTCCGTCGACGAGCTCGCGCTGCTGACCGACCTGGTCGCCCGGCTGCGGGCACACGCCGAGCTGGCCGGTGCCGGCGACCACCAGACCTTCAAGAGGGACGCATCATGA
- a CDS encoding Dps family protein — protein sequence MSEKKTPEIVAASLQQALVDLIDLSLQAKQAHWNVYGPQFRSVHLQLDDVVAELRVWSDDVAERLAALGEHPDGRAATVASTSAVEAYEAGAVAADKVIQQFAERLTAAGERIQGELPELEADLPSQDLLTGIAFGLEKQAWMFRASH from the coding sequence GTGTCCGAGAAGAAGACCCCCGAGATCGTCGCCGCGAGCCTGCAGCAGGCCCTCGTCGACCTCATCGACCTCTCGCTCCAGGCGAAGCAGGCCCACTGGAACGTGTACGGCCCGCAGTTCCGCTCGGTTCACCTCCAGCTCGACGACGTCGTGGCCGAGCTGCGCGTGTGGTCCGACGACGTCGCGGAGCGTCTCGCAGCGCTCGGCGAGCACCCGGACGGTCGCGCGGCCACGGTCGCGTCCACCTCCGCCGTCGAGGCCTACGAGGCCGGCGCGGTCGCCGCCGACAAGGTCATCCAGCAGTTCGCCGAGCGCCTCACGGCGGCCGGCGAGCGGATCCAGGGCGAGCTGCCCGAGCTCGAGGCCGACCTGCCGTCGCAGGACCTGCTCACCGGGATCGCCTTCGGCCTGGAGAAGCAGGCCTGGATGTTCCGCGCCTCGCACTGA
- a CDS encoding VOC family protein — protein MSQFPSTLDHVVLAGPDLAEAVDHVERLTGVRGAPGGQHPTGTANHLVAFTVDGQRVPHYLEIIGPDPARGVAASEVATFGIAGLTGPGVRTFAIHPDDIDATAAAAAAAGIVLGEVQPLSRRTPAGDLLEWRITSGPNRTPERVIPFLIDWGTTPHPGLADLPTLELVELRVTHPDPAAIEAAYGVLGVDLAVAAGDEPTLTLVVESADGRRVELG, from the coding sequence ATGTCCCAGTTCCCGTCAACGCTCGACCACGTCGTCCTCGCCGGACCCGACCTCGCGGAGGCGGTGGACCACGTCGAACGGCTCACGGGCGTGCGCGGTGCCCCCGGCGGTCAGCACCCGACCGGGACGGCGAACCACCTCGTCGCGTTCACGGTCGATGGGCAGCGCGTGCCGCACTACCTCGAGATCATCGGGCCGGACCCGGCGCGCGGCGTCGCGGCGTCCGAGGTCGCGACGTTCGGGATCGCCGGCCTGACCGGACCGGGCGTCCGCACGTTCGCGATCCACCCGGACGACATCGATGCGACCGCGGCCGCCGCCGCGGCGGCCGGGATCGTCCTGGGGGAGGTGCAGCCGCTGTCCCGGCGGACGCCCGCGGGTGACCTGTTGGAGTGGCGCATCACGTCGGGGCCGAACCGGACGCCGGAGCGCGTCATCCCGTTCCTCATCGACTGGGGCACGACACCGCACCCCGGCCTCGCCGACCTGCCGACGCTCGAGCTGGTCGAGCTGCGGGTGACGCACCCCGACCCGGCGGCGATCGAGGCGGCGTACGGCGTCCTCGGGGTCGACCTCGCGGTCGCGGCGGGCGACGAGCCGACGCTCACGCTCGTGGTCGAGAGCGCCGACGGTCGGCGGGTCGAGCTCGGCTGA
- a CDS encoding phosphotransferase family protein translates to MSRRRPTWPDLPGELRRAVEGRLGAVVATWESHDAGYSPGPALTLTTAEGDRVFVKAADTRNPDSVRFHRREAEVAAALSDDVPTPRLRWSLEVVDADGLEWVALAFDAVAGRNPRVPWRPEELAAVGRLVTRVAEAPAPALLVDYADGVYDGWGSLAAAPDPGLASYDPWATANLEALAAIEATAPDAVRGDRLVHNDLRGDNVLVPDDGSPALVVDWPHARRGAAFCDLVGWLPALRLEGGPEPEEMLAAHPVGRAADPDAVTAFVVAIAGYFVHSSLQPPPPGIPHVRAFQRAQGEVCLDWLRVRLG, encoded by the coding sequence GTGAGCCGACGACGCCCGACCTGGCCCGACCTGCCGGGGGAGCTGCGCCGGGCCGTCGAGGGACGGCTCGGCGCCGTCGTCGCGACGTGGGAGAGCCACGACGCCGGCTACTCGCCGGGGCCGGCGCTCACCCTGACGACGGCCGAGGGTGACCGCGTCTTCGTCAAGGCGGCGGACACCCGCAACCCCGACTCGGTCCGGTTCCACCGGCGCGAGGCGGAGGTGGCGGCCGCGCTGTCGGACGACGTGCCGACCCCGCGGCTGCGCTGGTCGCTCGAGGTCGTGGACGCCGACGGCCTGGAGTGGGTCGCGCTGGCGTTCGACGCCGTCGCCGGCCGGAACCCGCGCGTGCCCTGGCGTCCCGAGGAGCTGGCGGCGGTCGGCCGGCTCGTCACCCGGGTCGCCGAGGCGCCGGCCCCCGCCCTGCTCGTCGACTACGCCGACGGGGTGTACGACGGCTGGGGATCGCTCGCGGCCGCGCCCGACCCGGGCCTCGCCTCGTACGACCCGTGGGCGACGGCGAACCTGGAGGCGTTGGCGGCGATCGAGGCGACCGCGCCGGATGCCGTGCGCGGGGACCGGCTGGTGCACAACGACCTGCGCGGGGACAACGTTCTCGTCCCCGACGACGGGTCGCCGGCCCTCGTGGTCGACTGGCCGCACGCGCGGCGCGGGGCCGCGTTCTGCGACCTCGTCGGGTGGCTGCCGGCGCTGCGTCTCGAGGGCGGCCCCGAGCCGGAGGAGATGCTGGCCGCGCATCCCGTCGGCCGCGCCGCCGACCCCGACGCCGTGACGGCGTTCGTCGTGGCGATCGCCGGATACTTCGTCCACAGCTCGCTGCAGCCGCCGCCCCCGGGCATCCCGCACGTCCGCGCGTTCCAGCGGGCGCAGGGCGAGGTGTGCCTCGACTGGCTGCGGGTGCGGCTCGGCTGA
- a CDS encoding CE1758 family FMN-dependent luciferase-like monooxygenase produces MQFGIFTVGDVTADPTTGRTPTEHERIKAMMTIAKHAEDVGLDVFATGEHHNEPFVPSSPAAMLGYLAGVTERIILSTSTTLITTNDPVRIAEEFAMLQHLADGRVDLMLGRGNTPPVYPWFGQDGRNALPLTIENYELLRRLWDEHTVTWSGRFRAPLQGFTSTPRPLDGVAPFVWHGSIRTPQVAELAAFYGDGFFANHIFWPRQHFARLVGLYRERYEHYGHGRADQAIVGLGGQVFLRPRSQDAVAEFRPYFDNAPVYGHGPSLEEFTSQTPLTVGSPQEVIDKTLTFRETFGDYQRQLFLLDHAGLPLRTVLEQLDLLGGEVVPVLRRELDAMRPADVPGGPTHGARVAARYAAASVVGEAVSDDVAAQERNEHDTPGLVDDAYVVGQR; encoded by the coding sequence ATGCAGTTCGGCATCTTCACCGTCGGCGACGTCACCGCCGACCCCACCACCGGTCGCACCCCGACCGAGCACGAGCGGATCAAGGCGATGATGACCATCGCCAAGCACGCGGAGGACGTCGGCCTCGACGTGTTCGCGACGGGGGAGCACCACAACGAGCCCTTCGTGCCCAGCTCGCCCGCCGCGATGCTCGGCTACCTGGCCGGCGTGACGGAGCGGATCATCCTCTCGACGTCGACGACGCTCATCACCACGAACGACCCCGTGCGCATCGCCGAGGAGTTCGCGATGCTCCAGCACCTCGCCGACGGCCGCGTCGACCTCATGCTGGGCCGCGGCAACACCCCGCCCGTCTACCCGTGGTTCGGCCAGGACGGTCGCAACGCGCTGCCGCTCACGATCGAGAACTACGAGCTGCTGCGTCGCCTCTGGGACGAGCACACGGTCACCTGGTCGGGCCGGTTCCGCGCCCCGCTGCAGGGGTTCACCTCGACGCCGCGACCCCTCGACGGCGTCGCGCCGTTCGTGTGGCACGGCTCGATCCGCACGCCCCAGGTCGCGGAGCTCGCCGCGTTCTACGGCGACGGCTTCTTCGCCAACCACATCTTCTGGCCGCGCCAGCACTTCGCCCGGCTCGTCGGGCTCTACCGTGAGCGGTACGAGCACTACGGGCACGGCCGCGCCGACCAGGCGATCGTCGGCCTCGGCGGGCAGGTGTTCCTCCGGCCGCGCTCGCAGGACGCCGTCGCCGAGTTCCGGCCCTACTTCGACAACGCCCCCGTGTACGGGCACGGCCCGAGCCTCGAGGAGTTCACCTCGCAGACGCCGCTCACGGTCGGCTCGCCGCAGGAGGTCATCGACAAGACGCTCACGTTCCGCGAGACCTTCGGGGACTACCAGCGCCAGCTCTTCCTGCTCGACCACGCGGGCCTGCCGCTGCGGACCGTGCTCGAGCAGCTCGACCTGCTCGGCGGTGAGGTCGTGCCCGTGCTGCGTCGCGAGCTCGACGCGATGCGGCCGGCGGACGTCCCGGGCGGCCCGACGCACGGCGCCCGCGTGGCGGCGCGGTACGCCGCCGCGTCCGTCGTCGGCGAGGCGGTCTCGGACGACGTCGCGGCGCAGGAGCGCAACGAGCACGACACCCCCGGCCTGGTCGACGACGCCTACGTCGTCGGGCAGCGATGA
- a CDS encoding MFS transporter, whose amino-acid sequence MIYGPTLLFSIGEGAVLPLLPVLATRLGADVATAALVGTMLVVGELIGSIPAGVAVTRIGERWSMAIAAAVAFVGVLLMAWSPGVPVLLASALLVGLSSATFGVARLAFMTLRVPFSFRARSLSLLGGTGRLGLFLGPFIAAGLLALTGSDTATLWLFAALLVGVVLLVLLGPDPERAVPVQVVPAASGPVVPVAPVAPADGTGSPARAGSRPGVWRTTWHFRDVLSRLGLAAAALSAVRSARQIVLPLWGVSLGMDAGSIALVVGVSGAVDFALFYASGQVMDRFGRLWATLPACLLMGVGFLALALTHDVSGAPRWFLALGIVLGLGNGLSSGSLMTLGADLAPREDPAPFLGSWRTLQTAGGALTPAMVSAVTALGSISLAVGLVGVIGLAGAVGFRRWIPRFVPPPARAGRATRDRE is encoded by the coding sequence ATGATCTACGGTCCGACGCTGCTGTTCTCGATCGGCGAGGGCGCGGTCCTGCCGCTGCTGCCCGTCCTGGCGACGCGGCTGGGCGCCGACGTCGCGACGGCCGCCCTCGTCGGCACGATGCTCGTGGTCGGCGAGCTCATCGGGAGCATCCCGGCCGGGGTCGCCGTGACGCGGATCGGCGAGCGGTGGAGCATGGCGATCGCCGCTGCCGTCGCCTTCGTCGGCGTTCTGCTCATGGCGTGGTCGCCCGGCGTGCCGGTGCTCCTGGCCTCGGCGCTCCTCGTCGGGCTCAGCTCGGCGACCTTCGGCGTCGCGCGCCTCGCGTTCATGACGCTGCGCGTCCCGTTCTCCTTCCGCGCCCGCTCGCTCTCGCTGCTCGGCGGAACGGGGCGGCTCGGGCTGTTCCTCGGCCCGTTCATCGCGGCCGGACTGCTCGCGCTCACCGGGTCCGACACGGCGACGCTCTGGCTGTTCGCCGCGCTGCTCGTTGGCGTCGTCCTGCTCGTCCTGCTGGGGCCCGATCCCGAGCGCGCCGTGCCCGTGCAGGTCGTGCCGGCGGCGTCCGGGCCGGTCGTGCCGGTTGCCCCGGTCGCGCCGGCTGACGGCACCGGATCGCCGGCGCGGGCCGGGTCACGTCCCGGCGTGTGGCGCACGACGTGGCACTTCCGCGACGTCCTGAGCCGGCTCGGCCTCGCGGCCGCGGCGCTGTCGGCCGTCCGCTCGGCGCGCCAGATCGTGCTGCCGCTGTGGGGCGTGTCGCTGGGGATGGACGCGGGGTCGATCGCGCTCGTCGTCGGTGTCTCCGGCGCCGTCGACTTCGCCCTGTTCTACGCGAGCGGCCAGGTGATGGACCGGTTCGGGCGGCTGTGGGCGACGCTGCCGGCCTGCCTCCTCATGGGCGTCGGGTTCCTCGCGCTGGCGCTGACGCACGACGTGTCCGGCGCGCCAAGGTGGTTCCTCGCGCTCGGCATCGTCCTCGGGCTCGGCAACGGGCTGTCCAGCGGCAGCCTCATGACGCTCGGCGCCGACCTGGCGCCGCGGGAGGACCCGGCTCCGTTCCTCGGGTCGTGGCGCACCCTCCAGACCGCGGGCGGAGCGCTCACGCCGGCGATGGTCTCGGCCGTCACGGCGCTGGGCTCCATCTCGCTCGCGGTGGGACTCGTCGGCGTCATCGGGCTCGCCGGCGCGGTCGGGTTCCGCCGCTGGATCCCGCGGTTCGTCCCGCCGCCGGCGCGCGCGGGGAGAGCGACGCGGGACCGGGAATAG
- a CDS encoding alpha/beta fold hydrolase, with amino-acid sequence MDFIESDDGVPIGFELIGAGLDAGDPVLVLPGGPCRDPSYVGDLAGAAGSRRLAILHVRGTPATGGLSRGWWADAADAVAVADRLGIDAADVVAHSAGTRLALAMAVRFPERVRSLALVTPAAAWLTGVPHDGVEIASRRAEPEVAAALASAECEPIDEEAFRRAVEVESPLGYARWGTEQRRHAARGAMTLAAARSWFRGVPADAADRILRATRPPTLVVGGDEDILSGVAPVRAFAAALGAELVQLEDCGHYPWVEQPEAFRRAMTLWLTGR; translated from the coding sequence GTGGACTTCATCGAGTCGGACGACGGGGTGCCGATCGGGTTCGAGCTGATCGGCGCGGGTCTCGATGCCGGTGACCCCGTGCTCGTCCTGCCGGGCGGCCCGTGCCGCGATCCCTCGTACGTCGGCGACCTGGCCGGGGCCGCGGGGAGCCGGCGGCTCGCGATCCTGCACGTGCGGGGCACGCCCGCCACGGGAGGGCTGTCGCGAGGGTGGTGGGCGGACGCGGCCGACGCCGTCGCCGTCGCCGACCGGCTCGGGATCGACGCCGCCGACGTGGTCGCGCACTCCGCCGGCACGCGGCTGGCGCTCGCGATGGCCGTCCGGTTCCCGGAACGCGTGCGCTCGCTCGCGCTCGTGACTCCCGCGGCGGCGTGGCTCACGGGTGTGCCGCACGACGGCGTCGAGATCGCGAGCCGACGGGCGGAGCCCGAGGTGGCGGCCGCCCTCGCCTCGGCGGAGTGCGAGCCGATCGACGAGGAGGCGTTCCGGCGCGCCGTCGAGGTGGAGTCGCCACTGGGTTACGCGCGCTGGGGGACCGAGCAGCGCCGGCACGCCGCGCGCGGCGCGATGACGTTGGCGGCAGCGCGCTCGTGGTTCCGCGGGGTACCCGCCGATGCCGCCGACCGCATCCTGCGGGCGACCCGGCCGCCGACGCTCGTCGTGGGTGGTGACGAGGACATCCTCAGCGGGGTGGCGCCCGTCCGCGCGTTCGCCGCGGCGCTCGGGGCCGAGCTGGTGCAGCTCGAGGACTGCGGCCACTACCCCTGGGTCGAGCAGCCCGAGGCGTTCCGGCGCGCGATGACGCTCTGGCTCACCGGGCGCTAG
- a CDS encoding CE1759 family FMN reductase, with protein MNHPADPTPRRLPASLAAVVAEAVPAGSPDRSARDAAVGPAPARSLRLVGLSGGVGEPSSTTTLVDLVLTEAARRLREQGHEVDVDVVEVREIARDATDEVLGGLRTPRLDAAMRTIEAADGLVVATPVFRGSYAGVLKTVLDLLEAGSLRGIPTVLAATSGTARHTLVTEHALRPLLSYLGALTLPTTVVATPDELVLGTRPVPELASRIERAGGELATHLS; from the coding sequence ATGAACCACCCCGCCGACCCGACGCCCCGTCGACTGCCCGCCAGCCTCGCTGCCGTGGTCGCGGAGGCCGTCCCCGCGGGATCGCCCGACCGGTCCGCGCGGGACGCGGCCGTCGGCCCCGCCCCCGCGCGCTCGCTCCGGCTGGTCGGGCTCTCCGGCGGCGTCGGTGAGCCGTCGAGCACGACGACGCTGGTCGACCTCGTGCTCACCGAGGCGGCGCGCCGGCTGCGGGAGCAGGGCCACGAGGTCGACGTCGACGTCGTGGAGGTTCGCGAGATCGCCCGCGACGCGACCGACGAGGTGCTCGGCGGCCTGCGCACGCCGCGTCTGGACGCCGCGATGCGGACGATCGAGGCCGCGGACGGGCTGGTCGTCGCGACGCCGGTGTTCCGCGGCTCGTACGCCGGCGTGCTCAAGACCGTCCTCGACCTCCTCGAGGCCGGCTCGCTGCGCGGCATCCCGACCGTGCTCGCCGCAACGAGCGGCACGGCTCGCCACACGCTGGTGACCGAGCACGCCCTGCGCCCGCTCCTGTCCTACCTCGGCGCGCTCACGCTGCCGACGACCGTCGTCGCGACGCCCGACGAGCTCGTCCTCGGCACGCGGCCGGTGCCGGAGCTGGCGAGCCGGATCGAGCGCGCGGGCGGAGAGCTCGCGACCCACCTGAGCTGA